Below is a window of Neospora caninum Liverpool complete genome, chromosome Ib DNA.
TGCCTCCTGGacgtgttttctgtttttgcatgcactctGGATTTTGTCGCATGCACGTGCTTTTTGTGCGATGCAGAGACGTCCGGAGATTGTTCCAcgaggcagctgctgcgtTTGAGATGCCCGCGTTGTGTCGGTTGAAAATCGCAGCCTCCAACGACCTCAACGAGGTTATCATCTCTTCGGTCCGTGACGAGGTACGCACAACTCAGACGCGCCGCACATGCGGCGCTTCTCAGAACGGAAACCAAACGTGGACCAAAAAGTTGATCTGGACCGTAGCTCTGCACATCCATACATAGAGAAAGATGAATGCATGTGTACACCCATACATACACTTGTGCGTGTGTACAAATACGCCATTCTGTTTTTTAAAATCTCCCactctcgtttttctccctatctcccgtttctcgctctctctctctgtctcagTTGTCTTTCTGGCCTTGACCGTTCTGTGTGGCGCCGACCTCAGCGCGGCGTCTCGACTTTTTTCGGTGCCCGCCTCTGCTTGTTTCCCGCCTCCCCACCGGGTCGTTGTTTTTTTTGCCCTGAGTGTCCTTGTCTCGCATCTTCTCTCAGGGGCACGAAATCGACATCTTTGCAGTTGGGACGAACCTGGTCACGTGCCAGGCTCAGCCTGCGCTGGGCATGGTGAGCAGAAGACAACGCCGTGTGCATGCCAGGGAAAAACgcagacagaaggaagacaccGTGATAGGGCACCCCCTGACCGTCGGTcggtttccgttttcgccttcttcctggtgTTGCACTGTCGCACATCCGCCCTTCAAGTCTCCGCCCAAGGCCGGGAGTCCTGTTTGTGTCGAAATGGAGATAAAAAGGGATCGCGTGTGTAGAAAGGGATTCTCGTGCCGAGAGCATCGATATGTCTAAGCATGCAAATGCTTCCTCAGGATGCCGTTTTCGGCGGAGCCTGGGGACGCCTCGTGTGAAAACgggcttttctcgcttcggaGAACGCGGCTGTTGAACACCTTCCAAATGTGTGCACCTGTTCATGTATGCATTCTTTAAAATGGGAGAATACGCCTGTGTCCCAGCCTTTttcgttcgcgttttccgttcAGGTCTACAAACTCGTTGAGCTCGAAGGCAACGCCTGCATGAAGGTGTCTCAGGTCTTCGAGaaggcgtctcttccctgcaAGAAAGAAGCTTACCGGCTCTTCACCAAAGACGGCTCGCCTGCAGTCGACCTTCTCCAGGTGTGAAAATgcgagcggcgcagagagacgcgaatgCGGGACTTGCGACAGGGAACAAACGGTggacagaagaaggaccTTCCTATTAATTATACTGTGCTAAATAAATTCTTGTTTGGACAACCAGTTAATTCATTAATTTTCTATTCAAAGCGGGAAAGGTCAAAAACCAAGCGCAGAAGAACGTCCATCGAGATTCCGGAGACCAAAGACGGCGGGGGATCCTTCTGTGCGTCGTTTTTGCGCACTTTCAGGAAGCAAAGGATCCTCCTCCTGCTCAAGGTGAACGCATCTTTTGTCGGCATCTGTACGACGATCGCAAGCGAtgcttcctcgtcccctCCAATGTGAAGCGACTTCTGCAGCCTTACATCTCCCGCGGCAAGCTCGTCGCGgaacctctctctcttgaagTGAGCTAACGACGGCCTCCAACCAGACTGTCTTATCCAAACTCACGCagagatgcacacacacaaaacaaACAAATCTtcatgcatgtatatatatatatatatctagatGTGTCAGTCCGGAGGATTCtccactgcatgcatgcatcgaaaTCTATGTAGCCAcgagacatatatatatatatatatatatatatatatatgtctttATGCCTGTGCGCAGACGATCGCGCCTTTATGTTGATTCAGAGTTGTGTCAATTGTGGGcgtttgtgttttcttttgcaTGCCTCAGGACGCGCGGGCGCAGTGCATCAGTGGTCTTCGCTCCCTGCGGAAAGATTTGACGCGGCTGATCAACCCCACACCGTTCAAGGTAGGGCGTGCCGGCACAAGACGCCGTTTCACCCCGCTCCCGCAACAgaatgaatatatatatatatatatacatacatatgttCAAGTATATAGATACAGTGATACGGAATATGTGGGTGTCTCTAGTGCTTCTATGTGTGCATCGAGGCGGCGCATTAGATGAAGCCTTCACGTGTGCGgtcgtgtgtgttttttcggtGCCTGTTTGGTTCTCTAACGGGTTGGCGGTCCCGGTGCGCCTGTAGGGGGGTGGCCTTCGAGACCACGTGCCTCATCACGTATACACATGTCTCCACGTCGCTGCGGAATCAGGTGTACACATGTGCGTATTTTCGCGTCCGTTTCCGCCCTCCAGACAAGTGAATGCGTGTATCGATCTACAGCGAAATAGGCTGATGTGTCGGTATATCTCGATGTATTCGTTAAAACGCATGTGCCGTTTTCCTCATCCCTGGATTGGTGCCGGTTCAGGTGTCTGCCAGCGAGGATTACTTTACGTGCTTCCACCGCATGTGGCAAGGCATGGCCCCCGTTCGGACCTACGAGTGAAAAAGTCGGGGACTGcgggacgagcgagagacgcttgTGCTCCGTTCCGAATCGAAGAGAGGCCGTGGTATCCGAGCTGTGCGGCGACTTTGAGCGGAAGTTGGAAGCGCCTgggacgcaggagacgccacgTTTCGTCGCCCAAGAAAGAGCGCGCAGGGTTGTGTCCAGACACAGTCGGCCTTTACCCCGTGACAGCGATCGGCGGGGCcggaaggaggggaaaactCAATCGTGCTTCgtggtttctctctcgcctgttttTGCGTGCACGGGAGAgtggaggagaaacgaacaaCGCCGAACAGGAGTGCGGCGCGCGGTTGTGTCAAAAGGTGTACAAGCTGGGAAAACAGGACGAAATGACAAGTTGTCTTCTAGACTTAAGCAGGGGATTGACTGCCTTCTGAACAAAGTGATGTGTTTTCCGGGATTCGCAAAAAGGACAAGGTAACTGAAGCGTGACCGGGGGGGATCCAcgggggcgaggagaaaggcaacgaGGATGCTCTCTTTGTGAATGAGTGACAAGTGAAAGGTGAGTGTCGACTGCGAGGATTGTGTCGCTTTGAACCTTCAGGGGAGTTGTGAGGAAGCGCCGCCGAATCTGTTTTTTCCGAGATGCTTACGGGCGAGGCCAGACGCCCCTGCGTGAACaggccttttttcttttctgcatcACGTCTCTCGCAGCGGCGCCGATGTTCTCTGACTTCTTCGTTTTCACTTTGTTTGCTGTCTAGGAAAGCCCAtgttgtttcttcctcgcgaggGTTGTCTGTACTTTTCACTTTGCTCGCTTATTTTGGCATACGCAAGATATGCGACACCAAAGTACGTGCCGGGGAGGTCGCGCCTGTTCGGGGGCGCCTCATCCCTCACGATTCTGAAGTCTCCTGCTCTTGGCTAAGAAACGAACCGCCGTTCtgccgaaacagagaaaccaaATGGTTTCGagtctcttcgccgttcccCACTGGCTCTCTCCCAGGTAGCTGCCTCAGTCGCTCAGCCCGTCTGTTCCGTCCTCCAAACGGAACCCCTAGAAGGCTCAGAAAGTCAGAGAGTTCCCAGGCCGCTCTCCGACGGCCTTCCAAGTTGGCGGGTGTTTGAAGTAAGCGGAAACGTTGTGTCAGTCGTGGCGTTTTGAACACATGATTCTAGAACTCAGAGCCTCGAAGAAAAGGGCTCGAGCTAGCCACCCCGGCGTCATCGCTCCACCTCGAGAGCGACAAACAAGGGAAAGTggaaaggggagacacgGTCCACTCAAACGCGGCTCAGATAGAAACGCGGTAGACACTCGAGTGGGGTGCGGAAATCCCCCGAAGcgcaagaggcgagaacgtcCTCGCGCAGACGAAGACTTGAATCTTCCCTTTCAGACGGGTGAGGTGGAAAATCCGAGGATTGATTTCGGGCGGaagtctctctgcctctcgcacGCGATCGTTCTGATCAACACGCGCGTTTTTCACGGGTGTGCTCGACTGTCGAAACGCTCGCTATAtctttcttccgcgcttctcgcgaGCATCCATTTCCCTGGCAGTCTCTGACGACCTCCCGCAAGGGGCCACGTTCCGTGCCTCCCAGCGGCGCATTCCACGGGGAATGCCTTGTTACAGACGCCGCTGCGGGGCGGAAAAGAGGCGCGCCTGAGCGGCAGCAAGAGAGCCATCCGAGTTCTGAACAGGGACAGACTCCaggttccctttcttctctacAGCAAGGCTGTAAAGCCTTCTTTCTGACGTGAGATCGGCCGCACGCTTCAACAGACTTTCGACACTCGCGGACTGAAGGCTGCAACCTTTTCTGGAAACTTTggtgtcttccttctcactcTCAGACAGACAATATCTGGACAGAAGTGAGCTCGACCGACACGAGTAACTCTGCCGAAGCTGAAACTGTTGAAAAGCTCGTGTCGCACCAACCTCTGTCTACGCCCCGAGCATTTCGAAAAGTGGGAAAGACTACTCTGCGGAGGGCTTCCCGTTTGCTAGACTGGATCCTTTTTCTGCCGAGAAAAAGTGGGCACTGTCGAGACTCGGTCCCCGTCTGTTTTTCCGCGACTTCTTTTCCTACCGCCTCTGGACTACACGtcaaaagagaggaaacgccttcctcttccccacTGTTTCCTTTGCTTCTGTGTGCATGCTTGTGGGCAACTGCTCGACAGGGACTGACTCCCCTGCCGCCCTCTGTTGTCTTTCCaggctttttctctccgctctgtACTCGGTGTTGCTCCCCGTCTCGCCGCTTGTATGAgcctcgtttctcctgtcGTTCCAGCTCGCTTGGTTCTCTACCTTCTTCCGCGCTGTTTTCCGTGCTGCTCTCATTCAAACTTTCCaacttttctcgcttttcgcttttctcgtttttttcgctttcctgggtttcctctccagcCCTCGATTCTCTCGTGCACTGCTCTCGGTTCGCGACGGCTGTACGCGCCCCGCAACGCCGTTCCCCCGtcaggaggcagaagcgaaacgaCGGCTgcctggaagaagaaagcaagaaaCCAGGGAAAAAAACACCATGTCTCTCCCCATGTCGCGGGTTCCACAGAGAGGATGTGGGGCGGttcagaaaaggagaagtgggaaaacgacgaggaaacggcCGACTCAAAATCGCTGTCAAAAAGCGTTGACTCGCGcatgcctctgcatgcatgcgtcgcgAGCTCAAAGCCTTCGATTTTTGTTCGCAAAACCGACTAAAGATGCGACTCAGGAGGAGCATGGGTGGTCCCTtcttgttttttcctttcctccatcttctcttttctttgtctgccgcgtctccctccgaGGTTCCGCGGCATCCCACACATTCTCCGCTCGCCGGCGGCTCATcgggccgagagagacttTGCATTTTCCCGACTGAGTCaggcctcctctctctcccttcgatGCAgttccgcttcgtcttcgtgtcCCGATACCTCTAattctcttcgtcgcccctGCTTCTGTCGCGAGACGTTTTTCCTTTgctcgaagaagagaatTTCCAGCCCTCGGgacgctctcgccgctctttcTGCTGGAGAGATCGACTTCCCCGCCACTTCCCTCTCAGTTTTACGTATCTTCTACTTACATCTGAATGGTTCTCCTAACCCTGCAGGTATAGACACCGCGctttcttgccttctccAGCCTCCCCACGAAAtcgtctcctccctgctTGATGTAGCTCCATACTCcaacttcttcctcttgttctccctcgtgtCATccctcgtgttctctctcttgttctctctcttgttctccctcgtgttctctctcttgatctcttgttctcccgtTTGTTCTCATTTTTTCCCAATGGCTTTACTTCCGGGTGAGGCTGCTGCGTCAGCGGCACCTGCtgctgcgaagaagaagaagcggaatgCGTTCGAGGCTCTGGGTTTGTCGACGCCGACGTCTCTGGCGGCGATTAAGGGTCTGGGCTTCTCTCAGCCGACGCCCATTCAGCGCCGAGCCATTCCGCTGCTGCTCAAGCGCAAAGACTGCATCTTGATGTCGCGCACGGGGTCTGGGAAAACTGCCTGTTTCCTCCTTCCGCTCCTCGACCTCCTGGGGCAGCACAGCTCAGTCGTCGGCGTGCGGGCGGTCCTGATTGCTCCCACGCGCGAGTTGGTTGCGCAGATTCACCGAGTCTGCCACAAGCTCCTCAGCAGCAgttcgctgcgtctctgctgtctcctcggcggcgAGAACTACTCGAAGCAGTTTCTCGCCTTGTCGCGCAACCCGGATATTCTCCTCACGACCGTCGGTCGCGGCACACAGCTGCTCCAGGACAAGGTTCTGAgtctcgccgccgcgagtttcctcgtcctcgacgAGGCCGATCGGATCTTTGAGCTCGGTTGGAAAGAACAACTTTCCATCTTATTTGCTGCGCTCCCCGCGAACAAGCaagtcgtcctcgtctcggCCACGCTCCCTGGCGATCTCGTCCACTTTGCGAAACTCGGACTCCGCGATCCCGAATTCGTCCGCCTCGAAAAAGAGTGCACCCTCAGCGACGACCTCCAAATGCAGTTCCTCTTCGTCAGAGGTGCCCAAAAAATACCcactcttcttttcctgctcaAGCAAACCATTCAGGTACACATGCCGTGAACGCGGCACACAAATCCTAGACAGAccgggacagagaaaaagggagaaagagatcgGTGCCGAAAAGCATgtggcggctgcagcggatATGGCGATGCCGCTGGCCAGTGGAAGCCAACTATGTCATTGGGGACTCGGCCGCGGGTGTTTGCACATTTTCCGACGCGATTCGTTTCGGCGTATACAGACGCCGGGATATCTACAAGCATCGTAGGCTTATGCGCATGCATACCCATCCGCATACATGCGCATGTTTCTGTAAAcccccatatatatatatatatataggtggaaagagagacataCGTGCATACGTAGTTGTTCTAGAGTGGGAGTATCTGCGTGCGTGCTTCCGCTTTGTGTGttcagaagaaagagcaagTTCTGGTCTTTGCGTCGACGCGTCATCAAGCGACTTTTCTTCAGTGCTTCTGCGAGCGCCTTGCCTTCCCCTCGGCTGTCATCTACGGCGCGATGGACCAGACGGAGCGCGTCCAAACTCTCGCTGCGTTCAAAAAAGGTAAACCCTTCGAATAGAACGTTTTAGGCGGGAATAGCACGTGCCTTACGTCAAACCGCAGCGACGCTCGCCACTCACTTCCCAATACagacacgcatgcaaatacgcatatatacgtatacataatatatatatatatattatttGTAGGTATAGGTGTATACTTGTGCAAATAACATTTACGTGCAGATATCCATGGGTGTActtacgtatatatatatatatattaaaTGCGATGTGTCtacatctgtatatatgtgtatatatgtatatatacgtatacatgtgtgtagaTGCCCGCAACTCTGTTCTTTGTGCGTAGATTCAAAGCACGATAAGTGCGTATGCTCCTGGAGgctgtctgttttctgccttgGCGGAAGTGCTACCATTTTCGGTTTCGCCGCGCGTCCCTCTTCCCAACGTGACAGTGTGCGTAGAGCTCTTATATGTGGCGTGTGGAGAGATGTGAAAGGTGTCTTATCTTTTATGACTCGCATTCTTCCGCTCTGCTTTTCCGTATTCCCTTCGCCCGCCCCTTTGTTTTGGTCGCAagttctcccttctctcgcatGCCGCGGACACGACCAGGAGacactttttctcgccgtgtcGTGTTGCAGGAAAGATCTCTGTTCTTTTGGTGACTGACGTCGCGGCGCGGGGTCTCGACATTCCGCATCTTCCTTCCGTCATCAACTTCGATTTCCCGTCGTCTGCGAAGCTGTTTGTGCATCGCGTGGGGCGCACAGCACGTGCCGGCAGGTGGGGACGAAGTCCGAAAGTACAGGAACAAACATGAAACATAACTAAGTTTCACACCTGAAGGATCTGCCCAAACCGACCCATCGACCTGCCTGTCATATatgtattcatatatatatatatatatatatgtatatgcataaaGTGTTTTTTCGTTGTGGATTCGAGTGTGTCTCCATATCAGTCTGCATGCGGTCTACCCCGAGACATTCGTATCGATCGCGGGGCCTAGTGGTGACAGTTACATTTATCGTCCGGATGTTGgcctatatatgtatatatctgtttaCTTATATGTCTTGGCATATAACTTAATGTAAGACGGTTATGCAttaaaatatatatatatatatatatatatatatatatatatatatctgcgtGTATAAGAGTATGCATGGTCGGTCGGCCCTAATTGGACATGGATACGAACATCTGTGGCAGCAGTGCTGGGTCCGCGAATCGTGTGCCGACGTTGGCCGAGGAGTATGTCTTGAATTGATGGTTTgttttcggttttttcccccgctgccgctctctgAACTGTGTCGAATGGAgcgcctctttttcgttctcgcatgcagaggcgtTTGCGTTGTGTCGGATGTGGTCATGCTTCGTTCTCAGGGCGGGCACGGCGTTCTCGCTCGTCACTGGCGACGATTTGCCTTATGCTGTCGAGCTGATGAGTTTCCTCGGCGGCCGTCTCGTTCCacccttttcctcgtcttccggaGAAGACCCTGCAAAAGAAGATAATCCCGAAGATCTTGCTTCCCTcaaacgcgaagacgcctgCTCGGCAGacacctcttcttcctcttcttcctcttcatccgcctcttcttcatccgcctcttcttcatccgcctcttcttcatccgcctcttcttcatccgcctcttcttcatccgcctcttcttcggcctcttcctcctctttggGGAACTACGTTCTGGCGGGTCCTCCTGCGTTGATTGATCCGTTTGTGGAATTTTGTGAACATCTTTTGCACACCGACGAGGACGTCGCAGCTGCCAGCAAGACTGCGTCCTCGGCGAACGTGATGTACTACAAGACGCGtccctcggcgtctcggcAGAGCGTGGAGCGGGCGAAGAGTCTCCTCGCGCAGTGCGGCGGCGCCATGGTTTTGTCGGCCTTCTCCCAtccctgtttctcgccttctctcggcgaCGCCGAAGCTCCTGCACCAAGCGCGGCAGGTtccgaaggcgagaaagggcCGAGCCGACCCAGCGGCGCGCTGGCCGACGGCTCCCGAATAAAGGGCGAAGTGCTCTTTCGCCTGCAGAACTACCGGCCGACGATCGGCGAGCGCGGGAGCGTCTTGTCGGCGACGGTGATGCGCGGCATGCACATGAAGAAGTCCGAAATGCTTCGGTACCGGAACCTGCTCCAAGAGCTGCGTCAGTCTGGGGTGGATTCCACTTTGgacaaacgcgaagaagacgacttCCCCCGCGTCAGCGGGTACGAAGCCGACGAGAGCGaccgcgacgaagacggtTTGAAGGATGCCCGCCGACCCTCCGTCTGCAGCCTCGACCAGGAGACTGGCGAGGACAGTGAGGCGGAAATGGAAGGCAGTGGGGAAAGTCACGTGCGCACGCGGCGCAGAGCCCAGAGCGAGTCGGAAATCCGCACACGACCTTCGGCCTCGCTGGCGAAACAGGCGCCTTCCCGCAGTCAGCGGAAGCCTCGGAGCGCcctcgagagcgacggatccccgcgcgcgtcgcccgcgtcctctgtcctctctggGCTCCTCGGCTCGACGCCCAACGGTGGGACGTGGGCGAAGCTCCGCGTGAGCaagcggcggctgcggcgcacTGCCAAGCAATTGGGcatctctgcctcgtcggccgccgcgaaggaacggtcgctgtctctgctccagGAACGTCGCGCACAGGAAGGCGACCGGCTCGGCGACAgtggcgacgaggcggaggacgagggTCTGAGGCGGAAGGGCGGATTTTACCTCGACCTCAAGCGCGACacgtgcagagaaaagacgcaggaaacgcTCCTCAGACTGGATGAAGCCGCCATGGATTTGAtcgccgacgaagacgacgacatGAAGCGACAGCGAGCGACGGAACAGCAACGGTGAGGAACGGCCAAGACGCCCGACCGGAGCCGTTTCAAATAAAGTTCGTGGAAAACCTACACGCTGCATGTTTTTGCTTGGCACGTATGTGCCACTCTGCAACCCGAGATGTCTCGACGGACGCTGCTCGGTGACTTGCAGCCCTTCGGGGAACgccaaggcgaagacggctgACGCGGGGGCGTGACGTCTTGCACAGAGGTTTAACCATGCGGAGCCctcatgcatgcacagaccCAGAGATCTTCACGAGCGTCCACCGGTCGCTTCCTGGTGTCAAAAGCACAAACGCGCGCGGTCTTTGCCCCTAGAGAGACATCTATGCAGGCACGTGATGCACAACTGTTGGGTGGTGGATGGGGTGGAATGTCACCACAAATAACGCCGCTTCTCGATGCACCTGTTGGGCTCTGCGTCTGCACATGTGTTTCAATGTGGCTACATGTAAAcatatgcatttatatatcCTTATGAAGGTAGATATGTGCgtacgtgcatgcatggatATGTAATTGCGCGTGGTgacgagcgaggagggagTGTATATGAAGCGGCAAGGTgccgtcttccgctctttcgtGCGTGCTCTTGTCTGACTCAGATGGGACCccaagaagaggaagtaCATCATGATGAAAGTGGACAGCGCGACTGGGCGAGCGGTAAAGCGCAAGCGCGGCACCGACaagcaagaggagaaaacgtgAGCGGCTTTACTCCACTTCTGATCCCCATTAAGCAAAAACTGTCCcctgttctttttcgcctccgcgATGCACTCGAGGTCCCAGCAACGCGATCCAAACGACTGCGTCTTGGTGTGCAGATGCAAGACTCGCATCTGCTCCAGGACCGGCTCAACTTTTTACGTATTCCTTTGTGTATATGTGGTACACCTCCCAAAAGGACGGCCATTCTGTGTATGTTTCTGCGTCATTTCTTCTGGTTGCACAGTGGAGCTCCACAGCGCGCACCTATATGTATTCTGCGCACTTATCCCTTCAAAGGGTTAGTATTTATGCCGCTGACGGCGTGTAGTCACGAACCGTTTGTGATGCCTCGTTCCCACAAAAGTGCCAACCTGTGGAGGTGTGCATGCGAACGTGCACGGAAAGTatggagagaaacacagacgtGTACGCGTTTTGGaacgagacaaagaagacagccgcgccgccctctctCCGGCTGTCGTGTTTTTCACAGAAGCAGCGCACATCGCTATGCACAGTGGTGTCGGGAAACAAAACGAAGGATTCAGAGagttggagaagaagaaagtccTGAGCTTACGGCTGCAGCgccgagagacaagagaggcagaggacgCGGTGCGGACAAAAACTTCGTTTCGTCGTCAGgtcggtttcctctttcccaaAAGCTCCGGTCTTCATTTTCGCTCGCATGCCAGCTCTTTTCCGCCCCTTGGTCTGTCGCCCATTTCGatttctgcctcctctctgccatggcttctgttttttcgtaCGATTCTCTGTTGTGGGAAGGTACCCTGTGCCTCGGCGCGCTCGCTCTgctgcctcctttctcttctcgttcgctttAGGCGGCCTGGtcgccctcgctgtcgcGTGCAGCCCGCCTGGgtctctcgtgttttttctccactctctctgctgcttgtCTACTTCATTTGCTAGGCGTGCGGAGCAgtgaacgggaagaaaggggcCAGTCCATCCcgctccatctctctctccgttctcttcccttctctctcgctccgttctcttcccttctctctcgctccgttctcttcccgtctctcgccgtctgcccAGGTTGTGTGTTCTGTGGGTCTCTGAATTTTTCCGTTCTcggtctctgtgtgtgtccttgCCCTCCAGAGTCCGACGGGGAGGGGCCAGGCCCTGCCTCGGGACGGCTCCTTGCATTTACGGACAAACACaaaggtgagagagaggaagaaaggttCTTCCAACAGTTTTTCGGCGACTGCGCTGGCTGCGTCTGCTGCCTCCgttgtttccgtcttctccccctgtCTGTCGCCGgctatctctctctcgcggtcctTCGCAGTGCCTCTCTCACAagcgcttcgcctctgccgtgAACCACGCTCTGTCTGTCCGAAGTTCTTTAATTCAAATTTCCCAACACATTTGTATTGTCGTCTCTCGTGTAGCTGGTGGCGCGGGTGTATCGGAGCAAGAGTTCGCGAACCGCTTCGCTGAAGAGTTGCAAACCAGAAAAAGTGCAATGTGGGGggtcgcgcatgcacaccgtTCTCGATAGCGAGAAATCCACGTTTTGGCCTGGCCTCGGCGTTCTGTCGCGTGTGCAGGTATCAAAGAAGCTCTGCAGAAGGGTGTGAAACTCACGCACAAGCAGAAGAGAATCGTGAAAAAACTCCAAGCAGATGTCCTATCCTCGGGATCGCAACGTTGGGGAAAGGGTGCAGCGGCTGCCACTCTGCCCACTGTCGAGCAGGTAATGCGAGAAGAGAGCTCGAGCATGCAACTTCTTCTGGAATAGGAGCGAATACCTACTCTCCAGAAACACTGAACACACAGCCAGAGGCGGGCAACGCAAGACATGCGGGGAAAGCAGCCAAAGTAATACCTGTGTATCTACATGgttatacatacatatatatatatatataggaagAGAGACTGGCAGTTATaggtgtatgtatatatatacatatatgcatataaacTCGTTGTTTTAGGCCAGTGCGATAGGATGGGACAGGCTGTATATGTAATCGTCTTACCAGAAACAGGAAGGTTCGTGAGAGGGGGAATACGTGAATGCTTCAAGTGCCGAGTTCCCTGTTGCAGTGTTTCCTAGAGTGTCCGTGTGTGTTTCGCGAGTGCGCGGCGCAGCCGCCGGACGGACAATATCTGACAACCAAAACCGGAAAAGGTGtctttgtgtgtgcgtgtgtatgAGTGGGCACAGAGATTGCTATTCAGATATGTATACAACTATTCACGTGCTTGTGTCAACATATCTGCCAGCTTCTTTGAACACTtttgcgtgtgcatgcgtctgtgcATCTGGATTTCTTTCAGATCGCCAAGAAACGCCGAAGGGATCAGCAGCTTCGTCTGCGTCACGACAAGAAGAAGGCAATGGAAGAAg
It encodes the following:
- a CDS encoding putative ATP-dependent RNA helicase, whose protein sequence is MALLPGEAAASAAPAAAKKKKRNAFEALGLSTPTSLAAIKGLGFSQPTPIQRRAIPLLLKRKDCILMSRTGSGKTACFLLPLLDLLGQHSSVVGVRAVLIAPTRELVAQIHRVCHKLLSSSSLRLCCLLGGENYSKQFLALSRNPDILLTTVGRGTQLLQDKVLSLAAASFLVLDEADRIFELGWKEQLSILFAALPANKQVVLVSATLPGDLVHFAKLGLRDPEFVRLEKECTLSDDLQMQFLFVRGAQKIPTLLFLLKQTIQKKEQVLVFASTRHQATFLQCFCERLAFPSAVIYGAMDQTERVQTLAAFKKGKISVLLVTDVAARGLDIPHLPSVINFDFPSSAKLFVHRVGRTARAGRAGTAFSLVTGDDLPYAVELMSFLGGRLVPPFSSSSGEDPAKEDNPEDLASLKREDACSADTSSSSSSSSSASSSSASSSSASSSSASSSSASSSSASSSASSSSLGNYVLAGPPALIDPFVEFCEHLLHTDEDVAAASKTASSANVMYYKTRPSASRQSVERAKSLLAQCGGAMVLSAFSHPCFSPSLGDAEAPAPSAAGSEGEKGPSRPSGALADGSRIKGEVLFRLQNYRPTIGERGSVLSATVMRGMHMKKSEMLRYRNLLQELRQSGVDSTLDKREEDDFPRVSGYEADESDRDEDGLKDARRPSVCSLDQETGEDSEAEMEGSGESHVRTRRRAQSESEIRTRPSASLAKQAPSRSQRKPRSALESDGSPRASPASSVLSGLLGSTPNGGTWAKLRVSKRRLRRTAKQLGISASSAAAKERSLSLLQERRAQEGDRLGDSGDEAEDEGLRRKGGFYLDLKRDTCREKTQETLLRLDEAAMDLIADEDDDMKRQRATEQQRWDPKKRKYIMMKVDSATGRAVKRKRGTDKQEEKTSSAHRYAQWCRETKRRIQRVGEEESPELTAAAPRDKRGRGRGADKNFVSSSESDGEGPGPASGRLLAFTDKHKGIKEALQKGVKLTHKQKRIVKKLQADVLSSGSQRWGKGAAAATLPTVEQIAKKRRRDQQLRLRHDKKKAMEEARKGKEKWMKRQQAKAAQKGAKNRSFMIVKKSKSQKRSRPGRR